A genomic window from Xyrauchen texanus isolate HMW12.3.18 chromosome 31, RBS_HiC_50CHRs, whole genome shotgun sequence includes:
- the LOC127624853 gene encoding caspase-3-like: MSSRASEDHRDSKKPCVFEPYKKHKKIGKCLIINNEHFFGSPNLQRVGGSTDENLLYSTFQSLGFHVQVEKNLTAGQMVDALTKVSKDNHTDMSCFVCVLMSHGAEGTILGSDQNLVPIKTLTSTLTSDLCPSLQGKPKLFFLQACRGKEDDPVVETDYPEGDYVIMSDVPEVDFLCCYSTVEGYFSWRNPDTGSVFIRQLCKMLMDSHLEIIQILMRVNQHVANYFKSYTTELETHGKKQMQCITSRLTKDFYLHACQKK; the protein is encoded by the exons ATGAGCTCCCGTGCTTCTGAAGATCACAG AGATTCCAAGAAGCCGTGTGTGTTTGAGCCCTATAAGAAACATAAAAAGATAGGCAAATGTCTAATCATCAATAATGAGCACTTTTTCG GATCTCCAAATTTGCAAAGAGTGGGCGGTTCAACAGATGAAAATCTACTGTACAGTACGTTCCAATCATTGGGCTTTCATGTACAAGTGGAAAAAAACCTGACAGCTGGTCAAATGGTTGACGCACTGACAAAAG tgtCCAAGGATAACCACACAGACATGTCTTGCTTTGTGTGTGTACTGATGAGCCATGGAGCGGAAGGAACCATTCTTGGATCGGATCAGAATTTGGTCCCTATCAAAACTCTAACCTCTACCTTGACCTCTGATCTCTGCCCTAGTCTGCAGGGCAAGCCGAAACTCTTCTTCCTACAG GCCTGCAGGGGGAAGGAAGATGACCCTGTTGTTGAGACAGACTATCCAGAGGGGGATTATGTCATTATGTCAGATGTTCCGGAGGTGGATTTTCTGTGCTGTTATTCAACAGTGGAAG GGTATTTCTCATGGAGAAATCCAGATACGGGTTCAGTATTTATCCGTCAGCTTTGCAAGATGTTAATGGACAGTCATTTAGAGATCATTCAGATTCTGATGAGAGTAAACCAACATGTGGCTAATTACTTCAAGTCTTACACCACAGAACTGGAAACGCATGGGAAGAAACAAATGCAATGCATAACCTCCAGACTTACCAAGGATTTTTACCTTCATgcatgtcaaaaaaaataa